GTCTAATGATGAGCTTAAAGGAGATGGTATGTTTTTAGCTCGCTTGATTAAACCTTGATGAGAGACAGAACCTAGTTCTTGATTTGATTCTGAATCTTCTTCAGTATTACAGTAAAGGGTAAAATGCCACTTATAGGTTTCTCCTTCGTCTAAAGCTTTAGCTGTCTTAGGAAGAGTGATACTGACAAATCCAGGTGTTGGTGGCAGCTTAAAGTCACTGCGCCATATCCTAAGCCCATCTGATGTTTCTAGAGAGAATTTTCCCAATTTAACGCGATCGCTTTGGTAGGGAACATAAAACCAGAAGGTAGGATAACTGCTTAAAGTTAAACCTGAAAACTCTGGATCGGGATCTGGTAAAACTGGAGTGAAAGGTAAAGTAGTCTCTTCGCAAGAACCGCGAGTTCCTGCGGCTTTTCGACTAGGTTTGGGAGGTATCCCAATTACACGGGGTTTGGGTAGCTGAGCATTAGTTCCTGCACCTGTTTGATCGGGAGGTCT
The sequence above is drawn from the Merismopedia glauca CCAP 1448/3 genome and encodes:
- a CDS encoding DUF928 domain-containing protein — encoded protein: MNKNQLPIIIYLALGLQLSVELNPSVAQAETPTTLDVLPEPIVIGRPPDQTGAGTNAQLPKPRVIGIPPKPSRKAAGTRGSCEETTLPFTPVLPDPDPEFSGLTLSSYPTFWFYVPYQSDRVKLGKFSLETSDGLRIWRSDFKLPPTPGFVSITLPKTAKALDEGETYKWHFTLYCNTEEDSESNQELGSVSHQGLIKRAKNIPSPLSSSLDFYLKHKIWYDAGDRLAEIRQSPQDWNLFLSTMKMSAWRDEKVSGALYSTLR